In Sulfitobacter sp. LCG007, the sequence ACCAGCAGATCCTTCATGCCTTCCATGCTTCCTTTGCACCCAAATATCCTCGGGGGGAGGCGCCGAAGGCGGCGGGGGGCAGACAGCCCCCCTTCGACGCGTCAGAAATCGAGGTCATTGTAATGTCTGGGCGGCGGAAAGCCGGGCACCTGATCTGCCAGGATCGAGCGGAAGGCCGGTCGCGACTTGATCTTCGCATACCAGTCCTTGACCACGTCCGAGCGGTTCCAGTCCACGTCCGAGATATAGTCGAGCGACGACAGATGCGCGGCGGCGGCGAAATCCGCAAGCGACATCGCGTCTCCCGCCAGCCAGCGCCGGTGGTCCAGCAGCCACTGCATGTAGTCGAGATGATACTTGATCGCCTTCGCGCCCGCCTTGATGTTCGCACTGTCGGGATAGCCCTGTTTCATCACCTTCTTGTTGACCCGCTCGTACAGCAGCTTCGACGTCACCTCGCGGTGGAACTTGTCGTCGAACCAGCTCACCAGCCTGCGCACTTCCAGCCGGCCCGCCGCATCCTTCGGCAGCAGCGGCGGCTCCGGCCGCGTCTCCTCGACATATTCGCAGATCGGCGCGCTTTCGGCCATCACGATCCCGTCCAGCCGCAGCACCGGAACCTTGCCCGCCGGGTTTCGCCGCATGAAATCGGGATCCTGCTCCCAGTAGCGCTCCTCGACCAGTTCCACCTCGATCCTCTTCTCCGCAAGGCTCAGGCGCACCTTGCGGCAGAAAGGCGAGAGGGGAACGTGAAAGAGACGGGCCATCATCTTGTCCGGGAAGTCATTTATTGCCCGCCTTCAATGCCTGTTAGACGGCGGCGTTTCAACTCTCGAAACAGCCGGCGCGCCCGTCCGCGCGGATGGTCGCCGCGCCGTCGAGGATGGATCGCGCCCGCTTGCGCACGAAATCCGACGGCCGCGAGGCCGAGCGCCCCTTGGGATCGGGCAGGATCGCC encodes:
- a CDS encoding glutathione S-transferase family protein, with the protein product MARLFHVPLSPFCRKVRLSLAEKRIEVELVEERYWEQDPDFMRRNPAGKVPVLRLDGIVMAESAPICEYVEETRPEPPLLPKDAAGRLEVRRLVSWFDDKFHREVTSKLLYERVNKKVMKQGYPDSANIKAGAKAIKYHLDYMQWLLDHRRWLAGDAMSLADFAAAAHLSSLDYISDVDWNRSDVVKDWYAKIKSRPAFRSILADQVPGFPPPRHYNDLDF